In Brachypodium distachyon strain Bd21 chromosome 2, Brachypodium_distachyon_v3.0, whole genome shotgun sequence, one genomic interval encodes:
- the LOC100840606 gene encoding uncharacterized protein LOC100840606 isoform X1: MSEEAGEMARCRGAASLPDDDDLLREILVRLPPQPSSLVRASAVCKRWRGLATDPKFLQCFRARHGKPPLLGVFRTLGELVFNPILGPPDRISPDRFSLGSCRSRHHNGVLGCRHGRVLVKCFATKEVVVCEPISGEQRRVAVPSPFKCGFFNGAVVCAAGDQGHVHGGCHSSPFKVVLVSMSREDNRPLACVYSSETGIWGNIISTAAECCLSDTGSPGTLVGNSLYWLPMRDGILEFGLDGESLSVIEGPPVTDDFSDGSRQIIQAEDGNIGLVIFSYPSIQIWQRKVNCHGVANWLVQKTVDMHNILGLPPQILLRARGMETILGYAEDTDDIFIYVDSNVYMVQLKSMQSKRLHETRYVFDYHPFVSFYTPGIANSGGCDGAVMLHHK; this comes from the exons ATGAGCGAGGAGGCCGGCGAAATGGCTCGCTGCCGTGGTGCTGCCTCCCTgccggacgacgacgacctcctCCGAGAGATACTCGTGCGCCTCCCGCCGCAGCCATCCTCCCTCGtccgcgcctccgccgtctgCAAGCGGTGGCGGGGGCTCGCCACCGACCCCAAGTTCCTCCAGtgcttccgcgcccgccacgggaagccgcccctcctcggcgTCTTCCGGACCCTTGGCGAGCTCGTCTTCAACCCCATCCTAGGCCCACCCGATCGCATCTCCCCCGACCGCTTCTCCCTTGGCAGCTGCCGCAGCCGTCACCACAACGGCGTGCTCGGGTGCCGCCACGGTCGCGTCCTCGTCAAATGCTTCGCGACGAAAGAGGTCGTTGTGTGCGAGCCCATCTCCGGCGAGCAGCGCCGCGTGGCCGTTCCGTCGCCGTTCAAGTGCGGCTTTTTCAACGGGGCGGTGGTCTGTGCCGCCGGCGACCAGGGCCATGTGCACGGAGGCTGCCACTCGAGCCCCTTTAAGGTGGTCCTGGTGTCCATGAGCAGAGAAGATAATCGACCCCTCGCCTGCGTTTACTCTTCGGAGACTGGCATATGGGGCAATATCATCTCAACAGCGGCAGAATGTTGCCTATCTGATACCGGCTCTCCTGGTACACTTGTTGGCAATTCTCTTTATTGGTTACCTATGAGAGATGGTATACTTGAGTTTGGGTTGGATGGGGAGAGCCTTTCTGTGATCGAGGGGCCTCCCGTTACAGATGATTTCAGCGATGGCAGCCGCCAGATAATCCAGGCTGAGGATGGCAATATTGGCTTGGTCATATTTTCTTACCCTAGCATCCAAATTTGGCAGAGGAAGGTCAATTGCCATGGTGTTGCCAACTGGTTGGTGCAGAAGACTGTTGACATGCATAATATTCTTGGGCTTCCTCCTCAGATTTTGTTACGGGCGAGAGGCATGGAAACTATACTGGGATATGCTGAGGACACCGATGACATTTTTATATATGTTGACTCCAATGTCTACATGGTTCAACTTAAGTCAATGCAATCCAAGAGACTTCATGAAACCCGTTATGTCTTTGACTACCATCCTTTTGTGAGTTTCTATACACCAG GCATAGCCAATTCTGGTGGATGTGATGGAGCTGTAATGTTGCATCATAAATAG
- the LOC100840606 gene encoding uncharacterized protein LOC100840606 isoform X2, translated as MSEEAGEMARCRGAASLPDDDDLLREILVRLPPQPSSLVRASAVCKRWRGLATDPKFLQCFRARHGKPPLLGVFRTLGELVFNPILGPPDRISPDRFSLGSCRSRHHNGVLGCRHGRVLVKCFATKEVVVCEPISGEQRRVAVPSPFKCGFFNGAVVCAAGDQGHVHGGCHSSPFKVVLVSMSREDNRPLACVYSSETGIWGNIISTAAECCLSDTGSPGTLVGNSLYWLPMRDGILEFGLDGESLSVIEGPPVTDDFSDGSRQIIQAEDGNIGLVIFSYPSIQIWQRKVNCHGVANWLVQKTVDMHNILGLPPQILLRARGMETILGYAEDTDDIFIYVDSNVYMVQLKSMQSKRLHETRYVFDYHPFA; from the exons ATGAGCGAGGAGGCCGGCGAAATGGCTCGCTGCCGTGGTGCTGCCTCCCTgccggacgacgacgacctcctCCGAGAGATACTCGTGCGCCTCCCGCCGCAGCCATCCTCCCTCGtccgcgcctccgccgtctgCAAGCGGTGGCGGGGGCTCGCCACCGACCCCAAGTTCCTCCAGtgcttccgcgcccgccacgggaagccgcccctcctcggcgTCTTCCGGACCCTTGGCGAGCTCGTCTTCAACCCCATCCTAGGCCCACCCGATCGCATCTCCCCCGACCGCTTCTCCCTTGGCAGCTGCCGCAGCCGTCACCACAACGGCGTGCTCGGGTGCCGCCACGGTCGCGTCCTCGTCAAATGCTTCGCGACGAAAGAGGTCGTTGTGTGCGAGCCCATCTCCGGCGAGCAGCGCCGCGTGGCCGTTCCGTCGCCGTTCAAGTGCGGCTTTTTCAACGGGGCGGTGGTCTGTGCCGCCGGCGACCAGGGCCATGTGCACGGAGGCTGCCACTCGAGCCCCTTTAAGGTGGTCCTGGTGTCCATGAGCAGAGAAGATAATCGACCCCTCGCCTGCGTTTACTCTTCGGAGACTGGCATATGGGGCAATATCATCTCAACAGCGGCAGAATGTTGCCTATCTGATACCGGCTCTCCTGGTACACTTGTTGGCAATTCTCTTTATTGGTTACCTATGAGAGATGGTATACTTGAGTTTGGGTTGGATGGGGAGAGCCTTTCTGTGATCGAGGGGCCTCCCGTTACAGATGATTTCAGCGATGGCAGCCGCCAGATAATCCAGGCTGAGGATGGCAATATTGGCTTGGTCATATTTTCTTACCCTAGCATCCAAATTTGGCAGAGGAAGGTCAATTGCCATGGTGTTGCCAACTGGTTGGTGCAGAAGACTGTTGACATGCATAATATTCTTGGGCTTCCTCCTCAGATTTTGTTACGGGCGAGAGGCATGGAAACTATACTGGGATATGCTGAGGACACCGATGACATTTTTATATATGTTGACTCCAATGTCTACATGGTTCAACTTAAGTCAATGCAATCCAAGAGACTTCATGAAACCCGTTATGTCTTTGACTACCATCCTTTT GCATAG
- the LOC100844365 gene encoding G-type lectin S-receptor-like serine/threonine-protein kinase SD2-5: MAAVSTSWALHLLPLLLLIATGKATTVNITNRCSFTVWPAAVPIGGGIQLDPGKSWILQVPNDGTGSSQRIWPRTSCFFDSKGNGSCQTGDCDGLLSCKGNGQPPTTLAEYTIGSFNSADFFDISLVNGFNVLMGFLPVPTKGASGCSKGPRCAANITSQCPSQLQAPGGCNNACTVFKQDKYCCTNASNCEPTTYSLVFVRMCPDAYSYSMDSSSSTFTCPTGTNYQVVFCPPIDLTSSPPNPPAPIVTTKSKRSPSNGIIILMIGSGVGFIFLVAFIIFIVRRQITRRHQKMEEEVEDFGNLQGTPMRFTFQQLEVATEKFRDKLGEGGFGSVFKGQLGDETIAVKRLDRAGQGKREFLAEVQTIGSIHHINLVRLIGFCAEKSHRLLVYEYMPKGSLDNWIYYRHDNSAPPLEWRMRCKIIANIAKGLSYLHEECMKRIAHLDVKPQNILLDENFNAKLSDFGLCKLIDRDTSQVVTRMRGTPGYLAPEWLTSQITEKADVYSFGVVVMEIISGRKNLDTSRSEESLHLISKLEEKVKSNHLEDLIDKNSNDMQEHEHEVIEMIKLAMWCLQIDCKRRPQMS, from the coding sequence ATGGCAGCAGTGAGCACCTCTTGGGCACTCCACCTCCTGCCTCTCCTCCTGCTCATCGCCACCGGCAAGGCCACCACCGTGAACATCACCAACCGGTGCTCCTTCACGGTGTGGCCAGCCGCTGTGCCGATAGGCGGCGGCATTCAGCTCGACCCAGGGAAGTCCTGGATACTGCAAGTACCCAACGATGGCACAGGTTCCTCGCAGCGCATTTGGCCACGCACAAGCTGCTTTTTCGATAGCAAAGGCAACGGGTCATGCCAGACGGGGGACTGCGATGGCTTGCTCTCCTGCAAGGGCAATGGTCAGCCGCCTACCACGCTCGCTGAGTATACGATCGGAAGCTTCAATAGTGCAGATTTCTTCGACATTTCTCTCGTCAACGGCTTCAATGTGCTCATGGGCTTCCTGCCAGTGCCAACCAAGGGAGCGTCAGGATGCAGCAAGGGGCCACGCTGCGCAGCCAACATCACTTCGCAGTGCCCAAGCCAGCTTCAGGCTCCGGGAGGCTGCAACAACGCCTGCACGGTGTTCAAGCAGGACAAATACTGCTGCACCAATGCGAGCAATTGTGAACCCACAACATACTCGCTGGTATTCGTGCGGATGTGCCCAGATGCGTATAGCTACTCCATGGATAGCTCAAGCAGTACATTCACTTGCCCGACAGGTACCAACTACCAGGTCGTCTTCTGTCCCCCGATCGATCTTACGTCCTCTCCACCAAATCCTCCTGCACCCATTGTCACGACAAAAAGCAAGAGATCCCCATCCAATGGCATCATTATTTTAATGATAGGCTCCGGAGTTGGTTTCATTTTCCTTGTAGCTTTCATCATTTTCATCGTGCGTAGACAAATAACACGACGGCACCAGAAGATGGAGGAAGAAGTGGAAGATTTTGGAAACCTACAAGGAACACCAATGAGGTTCACGTTTCAACAGTTAGAAGTAGCAACCGAGAAATTCAGAGACAAGCTCGGGGAAGGAGGATTTGGGTCTGTTTTCAAGGGACAGCTTGGTGACGAAACAATTGCAGTGAAACGTTTGGATCGAGCCGGTCAGGGAAAACGAGAATTTCTGGCAGAGGTCCAGACAATCGGCAGCATCCACCATATCAATCTAGTGAGGCTGATAGGTTTCTGTGCAGAGAAATCTCATAGGCTCTTGGTTTATGAGTATATGCCCAAAGGATCTTTGGACAACTGGATCTATTATCGACACGACAACAGTGCTCCTCCTCTGGAATGGAGGATGCGATGCAAGATTATTGCTAACATAGCTAAGGGCCTCTCTTATCTTCATGAGGAGTGCATGAAGAGAATTGCTCATTTGGATGTCAAACCACAAAATATCCTCTTAGATGAAAACTTCAATGCTAAGCTTTCTGATTTTGGACTCTGCAAACTAATTGATAGGGATACGAGTCAAGTAGTTACTAGAATGAGAGGCACACCTGGCTATTTAGCTCCTGAATGGTTGACATCACAGATCACGGAAAAGGCCGATGTCTATAGCTTTGGTGTTGTGGTCATGGAAATCATCAGTGGAAGAAAGAACCTCGATACTTCCCGATCTGAAGAGAGTCTGCATCTTATTTCCAAGTTGGAAGAAAAGGTGAAGAGTAATCACTTGGAAGATTTGATTGACAAGAACAGTAATGACATGCAAGAACATGAGCATGAAGTAATTGAGATGATAAAGCTCGCAATGTGGTGTCTGCAGATTGATTGCAAAAGAAGGCCTCAAATGTCTTAG